The genome window CGCCGGCGAGCCGGTGCACCAGCAGGGACGTGAAGGGCTTGGACGCGGAGAACAGCCAGCCCAGGGCGTCGGGCCGGCAGCGGACGGCCCCGTCCACCACGGTCCGGCCGCGGTGGATCACCGCCACCTGCACCGAGGACCCGCGGGAGGCCGCCAGCTCGAGAATGTCGGAGGCATGCACGGGCCCAGCGTAATGAAGCTCATTGCCCCATGTCCCGCACCGACATGGGGACCTCGCCGCCCTACACTCGGCTGGTGGAGAACTTCTGGCTGGCCTTCGGGCTGACACTGCTCGCCGGCCTCTGCACCGGTATCGGTGGGCTGATCTCGGTGGTCCCGCGGCGCGCGTCCGGCGCATTCCTATCCGTCTCGCTCGGCTTCTCGGCCGGCGTCATGCTCTATGTCTCCTTCATGGAGATCATGCCCAAGGCCCTGGACTCCTTGACCGCGGCCAATGGTCCGGCGGCCGGACCATGGGCTGCCGGAGCCGCGTTCTTCGCCGGGATCCTGCTAATCGGCGTCATCGACCGGCTGGTGCCTGAGCAGATCAACCCGCACGAGCCCGGGTTGGTCCACGATCCGGCTGCGGCCGTGAAGCGCCGCCGGATGATGAAGACCGGCACCGTGACCGCTTTGGCCATCGGCGTGCACAACTTCCCCGAGGGCTTCGCCACGTTCATCGCCGGACTCACCGACCTGCAGGTGGCGCTGCCCGTGGCCCTGGCGATCGCCCTGCACAACATCCCGGAGGGTGTGGCCGTGGCCGTGCCGATCCGCGAGGCCACCGGATCCCGCCGCAAGGCCGTGCGGTGGTCCTTTCTCTCCGGACTGGCTGAACCCGCCGGAGCGTTGATCGGATTCGCCCTGCTGATGCCCTTCATGAACGACTTCACCCTGGGCCTCACCTTCGCCCTGGTGGCCGGCATCATGGTGTTCATCTCCCTCGATGAGCTGCTGCCCACCGCCCGCGAGTACGGCAAGCACCACCTGGCCATGTACGGGCTCGTAGCCGGCATGGCCGTCATGGCCGTTTCGCTGTTGCTGTTCGCGACGCTGTAGAACTGATCCATGACCACCGACCCCGGCAACAACCCGAGCATCGACACCAGCACCGGCCGCCGGGCCGTCGGTTTCACCCTGGCTGTGCTGGCCGTGGTGTTCATCGCCATCAATCTGCGTCCGGGGGCCACCGCCCTCGGACCGGTCCTGGCCGAGGTGTCAGCCTCCCTGCAGATCAACGGCACCGTGGCCGGGGTCATCACGGCACTGCCGGGGCTGATGTTCGGACTCGTGGGATTCGTGGCCGTGAGCCTGGGCCGCCGGGCCGGGCTGTCCCTGACCATCGCCCTCAGCCTGATCGTGATGGTCCTCGGCCTGCTGTTGCGCCCCTTCGCCCCGTCCATCTGGGTCTTCATCCCGTTCACTGCCCTCGCCCTGGCCGGCATGGCCGTGGGCAACGTCCTGGTTCCCGCGTGGATCAAGCGGCACGGCGGCGGCCGCACGGTGGCCCTGATGACCCTGTACAGCATGTTCCTCACCGTGGGCGGATCCGCAGGCTCGGGCCTCGCCGCGCCCCTGGCCGAAGCGGCCGGGTCTGCCCTGTCCGCCAGTGACCCGGCCGAGGGCTGGAGGTGGTCGCTCGGATTCTGGGGGCTGGCCGCCGCCGTCCCCTTGGTGTTGTGGTTGCTGGTGGCACGCCGCACGGGGCACGACTTCCCGGGGACTCCGCCTCAGGATGAACCGGACCGGCCCCTGCGGTCCTCCCCCACGGCCGTGTTCCTCATGGTGCTGTTCGGAGTCCAGTCCATGAACGCCTATGTGCAGTTCGGCTGGCTGCCCCAGATGTACCGGGACGCTGGACTGGACGCCAACGTGGCCGGGGCCCTGTTGTCCGTGGTCGCGGCGCTGGGCGTGGTCGGCGGGCTCGTGATGCCCACCGTGATCGACCGGTCCCGGACCCTCGCGCCGTGGATGATCGGCTTCGGCATCGCCACCGCCGGCGGATGGGCCGGGATGCTGCTGGCCCCGGCCGAGGGTGGCCTGTGGTGGGCCATCCTGCTCGGCCTGGGCGGCTTCGCCTTCCCGACGGCGATCGCCCTGATCCCCGCCCGCAGCCGGCAGCCGCATGTCACCGCACGGCTGTCCGGATTCGTCCAGCCGTACGGCTACATCGTCGCCGCGATCGGCCCGATGACCGTCGGGTTGATCCATGCGGCCACCGGGAACTGGACCCTGGTGCTCGTCCTGCTGGCCTGCTCCGGACTCGTCATGGCCCTGGCCGGGCTCCGCGTCTCCGCCCGCGTCTATGTGGACGACGAGATCACGGTGCAGCGGGGCCGAGCTGGGCTGATCCGGCCTGACGGGGACCGATCCGGATTCGAAGCCGATCAGTAGACGACGGCCTCCTGCAAGGTGGCCTCACCCGAGCGGTCCTCGCCTGCCTCGGTGGTCCATTCGACCGTGATGACGTCCCCCACGTTGTGGTCGTTGACGATCTGTGAGAGTTCGTCGGCCGAGGTCACTGGCTGGCCGTCCACGGTGCGGACGATGTCCCGCTCACGGAGGCCGAGCTGTTCGGCCGAGGAGCCCGGCGTCACCTCGATGACGACCGCCTGCTCCTGCTCGGTGCCCACCACGATGCCCAGGGCGCCGTCCGCCCCGATGCTGACGGAGTCCGTCTCCTCACCCGAAAGGACCTGCTCCACCACATCCAGGGCCACCGTCACCGGTATCGCATACCCGTCCACCTCCTCGGCCGTCTCCCCCTGGGATGCAGCCGTGGTGATGCCGATGATCTGACCGTCCCCGTCCACCAGGGGCCCGCCCGAGTAGCCAGGAATCACGTCCGCGCTGGTCTCGATGAGACCCGACAGCCGGGACATGTCATCGGGGACACCGGAGGAGGCCACGATCGACTCGTCCAGTCCCGTCAACTCACCGGTCACGGCGGTGAGATAGCCCTGGCCGCCACCGTTGCCGACGGCCGCCGTGGGCTCGCGCCGGTCCGGGAGCTCGGTGTTGATGGAGGCCGTGGCCAGGGAGGGCGCGTCCTCGATCTGCAGCACGGCGACATCATGCAGGGAATCGCGTCCCAGCACCGTGGCCGTGTAGACCTCACCGGAGTCAGCGACGGTCACCGTGACCTCGGAGGCGTCCTCGACGACGTGGTAGTTGGTGATGGCCAGCCCGTCGCCGGTGAGGACGACGCCCGTGCCGGTGCCCATCCCGCTCATCAGCTGGGTGTCCACCATGAGCACACCCGGGGCATCCGTGACCCGGGAGCCCTGGTCCAGGCCGGCGTCGTCCAGGTTCGGGCCGGCAGCCCAATCCACCTGGATCCCGTCGTGGCTGTGCTGCAGGGCCTCGCCGAGGGGAACGCCTCCGGTGGCCGGTAGCGCCGGGCCGTGGTCCTGCGCCGCCACGATGTCCTGGATCTCCTCGAAGATCAACAGGCCCACGCCACCGGCCAGGATGGCTGCGGCCAGGAATCCCGAGGCGACGATCAGGCGGTAGGCGGGGCTCCGGCGTCGTCGGCGTGGCTGTGGGCGCGGGAGCTGGTACTGCTGCGGGGGCTGGTACTGGTGCGGGGGCACGCCATAGATCGGGCCGACCGCGGGGGGCCGGTCCGGAAGGGGCGGGATCCCGACCGGCGGGCGGTCGGGATCCCGCGGGTTCTCAGGGTCGTTCACGGTACTCCGGTGATCGGGACGGGACGTGGTGGACCGGGCGGAACCAGATCAGCCGCGGACGGCGGCCAGTGCTGAGTCGTAGTCCGGTTCGGTTGTGATCTCCGGGACCACCTCGGTGTAGGTCACGGTGCCCTGCGGGTCGATCACGATGACGGCGCGGGCCAGGAGACCGACCATGGGGCCGTCGGCCAGGGTGACCCCGTAGTCCTCGCCGAAGGTGGAACGGAACACCGAGCCGGTGGTGACGTGGTCGATTCCCTCGGCGGTGCAGAAGCGGCCGGCGGCGAAGGGCAGGTCAGCGGACACGGCCACCACGGTGGTGTTCTCCAGGTCCGCGGCCGCCTTGTTGAACGTGCGGACGGACTGGGCGCAGACGCCGGTGTCCATGGAGGGGAAGATGTTCAGCACGATCGTGCGTCCGGACAGGGACTCCAGGGTGACCGGTGCCAGGTCGGA of Citricoccus sp. K5 contains these proteins:
- the tpx gene encoding thiol peroxidase, whose translation is MATTAFKSSPVNTVGELPAEGTPAPAFTLTGSDLAPVTLESLSGRTIVLNIFPSMDTGVCAQSVRTFNKAAADLENTTVVAVSADLPFAAGRFCTAEGIDHVTTGSVFRSTFGEDYGVTLADGPMVGLLARAVIVIDPQGTVTYTEVVPEITTEPDYDSALAAVRG
- a CDS encoding S1C family serine protease is translated as MNDPENPRDPDRPPVGIPPLPDRPPAVGPIYGVPPHQYQPPQQYQLPRPQPRRRRRSPAYRLIVASGFLAAAILAGGVGLLIFEEIQDIVAAQDHGPALPATGGVPLGEALQHSHDGIQVDWAAGPNLDDAGLDQGSRVTDAPGVLMVDTQLMSGMGTGTGVVLTGDGLAITNYHVVEDASEVTVTVADSGEVYTATVLGRDSLHDVAVLQIEDAPSLATASINTELPDRREPTAAVGNGGGQGYLTAVTGELTGLDESIVASSGVPDDMSRLSGLIETSADVIPGYSGGPLVDGDGQIIGITTAASQGETAEEVDGYAIPVTVALDVVEQVLSGEETDSVSIGADGALGIVVGTEQEQAVVIEVTPGSSAEQLGLRERDIVRTVDGQPVTSADELSQIVNDHNVGDVITVEWTTEAGEDRSGEATLQEAVVY
- a CDS encoding MFS transporter yields the protein MTTDPGNNPSIDTSTGRRAVGFTLAVLAVVFIAINLRPGATALGPVLAEVSASLQINGTVAGVITALPGLMFGLVGFVAVSLGRRAGLSLTIALSLIVMVLGLLLRPFAPSIWVFIPFTALALAGMAVGNVLVPAWIKRHGGGRTVALMTLYSMFLTVGGSAGSGLAAPLAEAAGSALSASDPAEGWRWSLGFWGLAAAVPLVLWLLVARRTGHDFPGTPPQDEPDRPLRSSPTAVFLMVLFGVQSMNAYVQFGWLPQMYRDAGLDANVAGALLSVVAALGVVGGLVMPTVIDRSRTLAPWMIGFGIATAGGWAGMLLAPAEGGLWWAILLGLGGFAFPTAIALIPARSRQPHVTARLSGFVQPYGYIVAAIGPMTVGLIHAATGNWTLVLVLLACSGLVMALAGLRVSARVYVDDEITVQRGRAGLIRPDGDRSGFEADQ
- the zupT gene encoding zinc transporter ZupT, whose product is MSRTDMGTSPPYTRLVENFWLAFGLTLLAGLCTGIGGLISVVPRRASGAFLSVSLGFSAGVMLYVSFMEIMPKALDSLTAANGPAAGPWAAGAAFFAGILLIGVIDRLVPEQINPHEPGLVHDPAAAVKRRRMMKTGTVTALAIGVHNFPEGFATFIAGLTDLQVALPVALAIALHNIPEGVAVAVPIREATGSRRKAVRWSFLSGLAEPAGALIGFALLMPFMNDFTLGLTFALVAGIMVFISLDELLPTAREYGKHHLAMYGLVAGMAVMAVSLLLFATL